A stretch of DNA from Pseudopipra pipra isolate bDixPip1 chromosome 1, bDixPip1.hap1, whole genome shotgun sequence:
ACAACTTCATCAGATTTCTGGCAAAATCAGGTCCCTTTTTATGTTTCAGTAAAAGCTACTCTCAAAGGATtagtttctcttttctccttccctcccacccctcagGATGAAGAGCAATTGTCCAACAGTACACTAGCtatctttattttcattatcacgctatttttatttaattcagttGCAGATATATTGATACGGCGGGTGCACAGGGTGGCTAGTGATCTGCCTTACAATTGTATGGATATGCAAAAACTTTGTCTTGGCATATGCTGTGTTTCTGCAGTCCAGCTGAAATGTGTACTTCACAGTGAAGCTGAACCATTTCTTTGCAACAGGCTTTATTAATCCTAGTCTTCTGATTGCCAGCACACTTGAGTTTGCTCAGGCACCACTAAGATCCTTCCTAGTTGTGAATGTGTCAGTATGGTGGTATGTGTCTCTCGGGCTACATATTTTTCATACTTTGGGGAATGAGTTTCAGAATACCAGTGGAACCAAGGGGggtgaaatgaaaatgtgtttcagaGCAACAGTGCAAAGCTAAAAAGTAGGGGAGAGACCCAaagtttttctcctctttcgTGTAGCAGACAAGATGAAGCAATGGCTTTGGCTAAGCATGACAATGAAGATACATTCATTGAAGCACAACTCCAGCAGACTTTGGCTGACCTGGATGAAGATTTAGAAGGTAGGAAAGTTACCTCTTAAgtacaaaagagagagaaatcacCAGTAGATGCAGAATAATCAGTTGTACTCTGACACATCCTCTGCATTTCTCACTAAGATCACTGGGAACAACTCACAGATCTGTGGCAGAATGTGGTCCACCCAAAGTGGTTGCTCTTCCTTTGCTTCAGGAGCAGCCACCTTTTATAGGCTCGCActgattatttttcaaattgcaTATCCGATCATCATTGTATTTCAGTGTCTGCTACCAAAAAGAGATGAACAGTAGTTAATAGACACATTTTATAGGCCAAATTTGGTATAATTTCCCTGACTTAAGTGAAGCTAAACCAGTTGTGAATCTAGCTCTGTGTTTAATGAACAATGCctctgttttgtattttatcATAGTGAAGTGGAAAAAGGATGGGACCTTTTTGTAGCCAACACCTCCTCTGTGTTAACAGGCatatttaaaagttaaaaatgggaaaacatgAATCAGTGGGAAGAGAGAGAATGTCATATTGTGCTCCTCTTTTTCCTACTGTGGATTAAAAATACTTCTCTATTATTGATTTGTCAAAAAATGGCATTGaatagttttttaaaatttcctatctttattttaatacttCTGCAGTGGACTAGATTCTGATTTGATTTCTTGCGAGTTCTCTAACGTGGCAATTCCTTAGCTTCTGTTTTGTAACCTTTGATTTATGCCAGTGAATTTGAAAGGATATTTAAGCTTCTTGCACAATGAGGCTTCTGGAGTCACTGGTAATAAAGGGtgagaagaatgaagaaaaaataaaagtactgtttcttttttggCTTGTTCAAGGAAATCCTTCAGCTGGGCTGTTATTACTAACCAGATCTGGGAAACATAATTTGGAGTTGCTTGCTGtttctcagaaatatttctccttCGGAGTCATGCAGTGAAACTTTTATCACTGAAATAAGTTAGTCAAAGATAAGGTATGAACAATAGATGAAATTCTGCTTTCAGCTGTATTTGTatgtttcccactggctgaaGCAGGAGGACTGCAGGAATATTTGGCTGATCATAATCAGCAACCAGACAATAAGAAGGACCCAGACCTCTcgttttttttgtaataaaagcataaaaatactCCTGTTACTTTTAGTGTAACTAAAATATCTGGTCTGCTTAAGCTTGTGCTATCTGTTTGTGTGATTTAAAGTCATATTGCTTAAATATTGCCAATATGTAATTTTGTATGTGTATTTCGCAGCGGTGGATGGTGTGAGTAACGCTGACTCTGACTACATCAATGATGCATTGAACCCACATATAAGAAGAGTTGAGGCTGCCCAAGATGTTTCCATTTCTGTTCCAGTAACAGTCATAGACGATGCTCCAGAAGTTAGCACCTCTAACTCAGATGAAAATCAAGAGATGGAGATGAGGGTTCCACAAAATATCTCAATCGACTCTGTTAATACAGGAAACTggacaaataaaaacaacaatgCAAGTTCCTTTGATAAGGGACACACAGATGGTGGAGCTATATGCATATCGAAGGACCTAATACATCAGCAACCATCTGAAAATGAATTCAGTCATTTGCCTGTGGAACAGCGGAGAGATATGTTTGAATCTCTCACATCCTCCTttgaaaaaagaagtgaaaagaaCTTAAGACTGGAACCCCTTCCCAAACATGGTGTGAAGTCTGAGGAATATAAATCTAAGCTGAGTCCATCTCACTCCAAGACCACAGCTGAAATCAATACAGCAAAAGAGAAGCTAAATCCATATAATGAATATAGTAGCAGGGAAAGatctctgaaaaaaagtaaatcagaATTAGAAATCAAATGGCCACCAGCAAAAAAAGTGGAAGTAGAAGAAGTCCCATCAGCACCTACATGGTGTCATCGTGCCCAGAATTCAGGATCGAACTATGAACCTAAAATGGGTTTGACAACCTTTAAAGTTGTCCCTCCCAGACCTGAAGTAAGACATTTCGATAGAGGAGTTTCACTCTCCACTGGTGCCATTAAGATAGATGAACTAGGCAACCTTATAAGCCCAAACACTGGTGTTAGTAAACACATACCAGGTTCTTCTTCTGATGAAAGTGAGGAAATTCATATTGGGAAAGTGAAGGCATTCTGGAGGTCAAGTTCTatggaaaagcaaaatgatGACTCTGCTGAGCATTTTTCTAAAAAGTCAGCAGTCACCACGAGCTCTAAGCCCTTTACTGTAAAACATGAACACAAACCTGTCTGTCTTGCAGCTCCAAAACTTGTAGCACCACAAACTGTTACTACCCAGGTAGCCGAAAGACAGTCTGAGAGTGAAAGGACCAAACTACCTCTTCCAGTTACACAGTCTCAGGTAACACCATTAGCAGCCCCAACCATTAATAAGGACAAGCTGGAACTTCCATTTGTAAAGCCACATAGGAGAACTTCCAGTCAGTATGTTGCCTCTGCCATTGCAAGACACATCAATGCAACTACCTTTAAGTCTGACTCTGTGGAATATCATGAGAAAGATGAAAACAAGCAAGGGGCAGGAGAGGTTAAGACTGAAGCAGAAGTTTCACCAAAAAGATGTATTATTGTGGCCAAATATAGCCCTGTGGAAACAGAGTCAGCAGAAACAAGAGAAACACTTTCAAGTGTTTTTACTTGCAGTCAGAAAGCATCCCACAGGTTTACACCTGGTGATAATTCTGGCTTGGAAAACAAAGTAGTTAATATCAGGGCACCAAATCAAGCAACTTCTCTGAGTTTCTATAAAAAGAATGGCAGTGTCCCACTTACTAAATCCTCCTCAAAGGATAACAACAGTGCAGAAGAGGATCGTGGTTTAAACAGCAAACAAAGTATAGCAGAGAAAAAGACACGTCTCATGTTTGACCAGAAATGTGAGACTGTGACCCTTACTAATTCAGCCTCATCTCTTAAGTCTCCTGACCTCCAAGGAGTCCCATCCTCTTTCAGCTCATCTTTGCGAGTCGCTAAATGGCCTCCTGCTAATGGTGTTCAAGTTAATTCGTTTAAAGCGTCATCTGAGTTAAACGGTGCACCAGCAAATGCAGAGTCAGAACAGGAGGAGAAACCTGATGATTCAGATATTAATGCTGTCAGTGAAGTGGATATTAATGTGCAGACCAATATCTTTGGACCAAAGAAGAAGTTCAAACCTGTCATCCAGAAACCAGTTCCAAAAGACACATCACTGCACAGCGCCCTAATGGAAGCAATTCAAACAGGAGGGGGAAAGGAGAAACTCAGAAAGGTAAAGTGGAAACATTTTTTAGCCTGTTCAGACTGCAGAGCCCTGTATTCACCCTGTCAGACACCAGAGGTTTTATGACTGGTACAGTTGCTGGTGAGCTGGAGAACACAAggcatttgaaaaatttataATGGCAAAATACAGACCAAGCTACTGCTTATTCTGCATATCCTGTATATTATGCAACAGCATGGCTACTGCACTAGCTAGAAGAGGCAGAGGGTGCATAGACACAGCATAAACGAGAGGTAATTGAGGTTAGTCTAAGAACTGAACCCTCATTTCAGTATGTTATGTAAAAACAGGAACACAGCGTGGAGAAACCTGTGAATAACTATAATgaaagaaaactgcattttgtATTACTAGGGCATAATAATTGTTTGCCGCTGACTTCGTGCTTAGGGGATATGAGACTGCATCTCTAAGTACAGCATTACTATCTACACATGTCCTCACTGTTCAGTGTGAGTAAGGGTTTTAAAAGCAGGCCCAAAAAAGACAGACTGATTAGTCTTCATAGTTTGCATTCTGGTACAAATGCCAAAAAGTGTTTCCAAGCTATCTCTAAGTAAATATCTAATAACAATGTGAGGTTTATTCCTTTAATATTCTAGGTTTCAAACAGTGCACTAAATGGCAATCACGGGAAACCCTCATATGCTGAGCCAGAGAATGCGCGCTCAGCCCTACTAGCAGCAATTAGAGGCCACAGTGGCACCTCAAAGCTGAAAAAGGTAAGAAATCAAGACGGTAAGTGATCTTTAAAGTGCAGTCTGTTCCTACTGGGTGTTTTAAATACACCCAGATATGCCACAAACTAAACATCCTGCTGCAAAGGGAGAAATTGAGGGGGAAACTCTGTGCAGAAGACCAGATCTGACTTAGGCAGAGAGTATTGCAAGTCCAATTCTATCCTCTGCTATAAAACTTAAACTCTTTCAAATGGTGTGGTTTTAACTTAGAAAGGACATAGAAATCCAAACCAATTACAGGGAGTGTACATAGAAGACATCAAATGTTCCTCATTTTCGCATTTAGGTGgcatagaattgtagaatggtttggattggaaaggaccttaaacaCCTCTCGCTAGATCTAGTTGCTCAATGTGCCATCCAAACTGCCCTTGAACACTGCCAAgaatgggacatccacaacttctctgaacAGAGAAGTTGTACTTTAGGAGTATGCAGTTAGATTAATATATTTGCATTACCTACCATATACATCCAGTCCCAGTTAACTGAAAACACACTAGAGCTTCTTCATGCCATTTATCTGCTAACATGGTGCATGCAAGTAGCATGCAAGTAATTGATTTTGGTGTTCCATCAACATTCACTACAGCAGGATGATTCCTTCTCTCTGATTTACCTAATCATTAAAGCATCTCTTTTTCCTAATAGCCAAAACCTATACTGTTCTAGCCCTAGGTTTCACTCAGTTGACTAATCCAGCCAAAGATGTGTACTTGGCAAGGAGGTTCCCATTTCCCTCATGCAATGACTCAGTTCATTAGCACATATTCAGATAGCTGGCATTAGATAGAAAATGTCTCTTCCTGTGTTAGGGAATTACTTCATCCCTAAATATCTTGCTGCACTTGCTGCAGGTAGGGTACAGCTTACTCTGAGCCTGTGAGCAGGATGGGCTAGCCAGCAACAATCTGCACATATACTGAACTGCTTTCTGCATTCATTGGGCATAAATGTAAATTTGTGTAAAAGAGGGTCTGACAATTAAGTGATAGTGTGTCATCACAGAGACTTTTTGGCAGAGAAGCTTTTGCCATAATTTTAGAGAAAGATGCCTAGAAATGATGCACTTCCTTTTCACTGTGTCACCTGTGCTAGTTAAATGACCATGTTTGTATGTGTACAGGGCACGATGCAGATGTGCTATGATGAAAGGGCTGTCCTTTTTATGTTATCTCAGATGTTCATCTTTTATCTAACATGATGTTAtactcatatatatatattgtttatGTGCAGTGAGGGAATAGAATACAGGAGCTTTCTATGGATTATTTGATGGGAGATGAATCCTTTAATTTTTCACCACAAAAGTTCTATGTCTCAATTTCTCTGAGAATTCTAATAGATCTGCTTAGAAACCTCCTATGTGGCCCATGATACTGAATTTCCTAGTTATTGCCAAATAATTGTAATTACTAACAATTTATCACGATTATTACTAGTAATGGTGTAAATGGCAAAAGTATCTCTTGAGACAGTTGATGGAAAAGCTGGCTTAGTCTGCAAGATTGTCTTTTTCATGTGCATGCACTTGAAGTAGGATGAGTTTCCAAGCTGTTAACTTGTGCAGAGATTTTAGTTTCAGAAATTCCACAGAAATACACTTGGAAGAAGAATCAATTGATTTTGCTCTCAGTGCTTTCACATAGTTCTCTCTggtcctttctttttctttttcaagtatGGCTGGAAACTTTGGGTTTAATggcatttttttcaataaagcTATGTCTGAGAGCTCAGATCTGGAAGAGCATCCCTGTCATCTGAGATTATTTCTGTGCAGCCTAGACTGCAAAAAAGTAATTAGATTCATGGGTGGCTATTGCAGCTTTAATATATCTCCCTGATTCCAAAACcgttgtggtttttttcaaattaatacCAAGTCCAACTTTCTCTCTTACCTTACATGCCAAGAAGAGTTACAGGATGCTGGATCTCACAGTAAATAGATTGAGTTTCTGAGGCAGACTCAATGCCAAAATCTCGATGCTAGTAATCAGCCCAGCTGAGTGATGTGAGTGAGTAGTAACAGATGTTTGACCCCATGAGCAAACAAAGGTTCTATGTGTTTTGCATCATTCAAGCAAAATGAAAGTGCATCAACTGTCAAATAATTACAGTTTAGCCATGCTTGATATTAATCACCTTCTTTCAACTGCCTCATGAGCAGATCTCCTCTTTGGCCTCTGAAGAGCTGCAGCGTTTTCGGGACGCAGAACTATCCTTGCAGAAGGCAGAAGACCTTCAGGAAGAGCAGCTTTGTATCccacctgcccctgcccagccgccaccaccacctcccattcagctgtcagcagcagctcctaAATCCTCTGCCACAGTTACAGGTAACCCCTTGGAGGCAAGGCAAGCTCTAATGGAGGCCATTCgctctggtgctgcagcagcaaagttAAGAAAGGTAAATGTACTTTTATATTTTACTGTGGACGAAACAACGTATGCTAGCTGTGTTTTCAGAGACATTTTTAAGCTGTTCTAGATGcacatttctttcttccagcAGGAGAAGGTACATGTACTGTTTTCTCTAGCTGAATCAAAGATAGGAATGTATTTGAAACCTTTGGACACCTAATGAAACACACCTATGCATATATGCAACAATTTGAATAGTtaatactttttattaaaagagACAATCAGGAGCATGTGTATAATTTCAGAAAGTATTTTCATTACCTTTTCATTCTTGTGTATCTGAGATAATGCTGTATGTCCTTTAGACAAGGTGAACTTAAGAAAGATCAGATATGAGACCCTGAAGCAAATTTATAAATAAGTACTCTCTCCTAATTTCAGTAGTGTGTCCTAGACTTTGATTCCCAACACTTACACCTTGGTCACATGTGCTGAGAGCTGTCAGTAAAACTGGGAGGTCAATTTAATGTCTGCCTGAACTTTATTAATTGAATGGCATGTGTTTCACTTCTGTGATCAACTGTGAATCAGTCATCTCCCAGATGTCTAAATGCTCAGTTGCCTGTGTGTGATTTTTGGATAAATTCACTAACCTCTTTGATCAaagttttttcttcctaatctcAAGTTACACTGCATTTTTTGGTGAAGAGAAGCAGATCGATTGGCCTTAGTGGAAGCATCCCAATGTTACACTGCAGTATCCAAGAATGGACTTTGATCCAGGGATTTTAGGGAGTGTACAAAAGTAGATGTAGTTTTCCCAACACATGATTTAACTGATGCCAGCCATAAATGTGTAAACATTGCATACTTGTCCTCTTTTggataatgaaaaaatatgctCAAATTTTAACATTTGAAAGTAGCCAAAAAAATATGATTTCTCATAAACCAGAAATTCCACAGAATCATACAAATGGCACAAACAAATTAGTGTTTCAGGGAAATTTACATCAGCGTGTTCTGATTACATCAGAAATCTGGATGTGCTGttatttttcatgtgaaaaataaGTATGTTAAGCATAAGATTATGAGGAGCATCTGAGTTTACGtggtttgttcagcttggagaaggcTAAGGGGCAACCTCATTGCAGTCAATGTCTTCCTCAAGGAGGGCAGCTGAGGGGCAGGTGCTGATAAtcctctctgtggtgaccagtggtAGGACATGAGGAAATGCAactgtgtcaggggaagttcagaTGACAataggaaaagattcttcactgAGAGAGTGGTTGGTCatctgaacaggctccccatggaagtggtcacagcaccaaatcTGTCAGATCTCGAGGAGCATCTGGATGATGCTCTTAGTCATGTGGCTTAGTTTTAGgcagtcctgtgaggagcagggtgCTGGATTCAATGATCTTTATGTGttccttccaacttgagatacTCTGATTCTAAGAGtacaaattttgaagaaatCAGACCTTTATTTCCCTACTTTACCaattgacagaaaaaaaacaggattTGGACATTCAAGGATACATGATGCAGTTATTTTCTTGATCCTTCCAAATTTCTTGTTCTTCCAATTGCATTGCTCTTGCAGAAGTCTCTGAGGCAATCAGTAGCTCTTCTCATGAAACCGAGTCTTTACCATTTCTTTGTGGATTTATTTCAAAACACTTGGATAACCAGTGCAGGCCATGAAAATACGCCAGATATTCTCACGTATTCTGCTAAATACTGTGCCTATCTTGTTTCATTTCCAAGGCAGAGTAATTTTTTGGAGTTTTGACATTGAAACTAGGtcttttatgaaaataaaagagagcAGTGTTTTGTCCAAGACAGAGTATGATTTTCTTACTACTGTGCTGCTCTTTCAGATACTGGATATGGAAACTAACCTTGTATACACAAAAGTCATCTTGACACTTTGACATCTGAGATCTCACGTCCTTGATAAGATTTTGGTTGCAGCAATTAGACAGCAGAGTAGGTAGTTCAGTTCAGTAATGGCATCTGTTTCTCTTCCATTGTCTTCTCAAAGCTTTCTGGGACAAGGGCTTCTGACAGCAAGGTCATTTATTTAGGTAATGTTGTGGAGAACTGGGAAGAATCTGTATTCCTTAGTTATGTGTGACTTAGTGCTTATTTATGAAGGAATATTTGCAATGGAAGCAGATCAAACGGGACTGTCAGTGGAACCAAATGTAAAAAGCAACCAATTGCTTAGATAAGGAGCATCCCAACAAACATTTGAGCTCTAGTAATATCTGTGAAAAGCCAGCTCCTCCACTCCTCCCCTGATTACACAGCTATTTGCTAAAGTCATGAACTTTAAGGTTAAAAGATCCACTAtgcaggaagggaggagagaagTTGCTGGAGGCTGACCTTGCCTTGCTGAGAGTCAGGGTCTGCACAGCACAGTCTCTAAGTGGGTCAGCCAAAACAAACTAGAGCAGAAATAGGTGCTTGAGGAAAATACTAAGTATAGGTAAGACAGTACATGCTTAAGTCTCCTGGCTCTTCTTTAATCCATTTCTTGGACTACTGTGCCTGCTTTGGCAAATAAATCACCCTTTGTTTTGAAGAAACGACTTGTGTTTTATTGCACACTCTTGCTGTCCACACTCTTGCTGTCCCCAGTTGGGCCTGCTCAGTAAAATGGTTCATCCGCAGTGCAGAGCAGTTCAGAGACCTGCTAGAAAGTGGTTACACTACAGATCCTACCTAAAGGGAGTGGAGACACAGGCATGTCACAGGAACAGGATGAACTTATTTACCCAACTGGAAAAGACCTGACAAAGTGCAGGAAGTAacctttttcttcagtttttgaaATGGTCTGTCAAGGAACCTGACAGTTGTTCAACACATGCAAAGTATAACAGCAAGTCAGGGAGGTGGCATCAAGCAAAGCCACCAACCATGATGACTGCCCCAGTGCCTTTGGTGGTTGATTGTCTTGAGAAATGAACGTATCTCACTGGCGAGGAGCCTGCTTCCCAGCCATGCAGTCTGTCTCATGTGCAAAGGAGAATCAGTTGATCTAGGAAATAAACAGCTGATTTGAGACCAGATTTTGGCTAATTCTGGTGGGCAAAACTCAGGTCATAGAGCTGTACCATTTGTAGCTTCTGATGTTAAAAGTGAAGTAGTGTTTTCCTTCAGTTGTGTCGAACAGAATCATATAGTGAAGATCTATATGTCCAGGTTTTAACTTTCTATTTCCCATctcagaaaatgcaaaataaccTGGCTAGATTTCTGAAGTTCTGTATATCAATGCATgtgtatttttggttttgcGTAACTTGCCTTGGGATTTACTAGATTGTCTGTGGAAAAAACATAACTACACGTGCAAATAACCTGTTAGATGTCTAGCTGTAGGTATAGTTGCAGCACAAGTCCATGCAGGATTAAAAATCTTACCAAAGAAGAGAAGCTATAAAAGTTCCTTTAGATTATCCATTCCTTTTAGGTAGAGTTGTACCCAGGGATTTGGTAGAAATACTACAGGGGAATGTGCCTGCAAATGGTGGGGAAGGCAAGTTATATCTCTGAAAGAACAGGCTCACGGTAAAATGATTGCTATAGACCACTTCTTAATGGTATGTGCAAGGGAGATTCTGCAGATTCCATATATCTTCCAACAAAGAGTTGCACCAAAGCAACCCTTTCTGTTTGCTcactgagattttaaaaattaatttggctCCATCACAGTATCCACAAGCATTCATGCCAATGTTTGGCATAGGCATTAGGTCATGTGAACTCTTGATACGTGCAGTGTATCATTCTGTTGGCAATCAAAGGAGCCAGGTAAGATAATTACTGCACCATTACAATGAGTCCATGGTGTACACTGGGATAATTTGGAGTTGGTTGTCAACAATTAACACATTGATCTGAATTATGGCACATTGagtgtcttctgggaagcatgGCCTAGTTCTATACCTTTATGTCAAGCAGTGGACTGTTCTCACATAAGCAGAGATATATAATTGTGAATGAACAAATACTGTTTCGTACCATTAGTATCTGTGGGTGCAATGAAAGGATTACAGAATCAAAGCCACAGTTAATGTTGGCTTTGGTAGGCTGGAAATGGGGCAGGAGCCCCCACGTTAAGGTTGGCCAAGCTTGATATACAGGTAGTCAAATGAGCCTATGAAGCGATTCTAGTTCCCATGCACAATGAGAGGCAGGCATTTGCATGCTGTTTGAATTGAAAGataaaacttgaaaataatttgaactCTTCACCTTGCTAATAATTTATATAATgacctatttttttcctcaagaatAAAGTTTCTGCCATGGATACTAAGGCCAAAATGGTAAATTTAGGCTTGATCAAATACATgattcctttttagtttttgcACTGACCTTAATGTATATCTCTATGATAGAATCAAAGCTCAGTAACTTTGAATTTGTTAGAGCACCTTAGCatatgaatttaaaattaagCATATGCTTAGATGACCTGAGGACTGGGAAGGAAGATAAGCATTTGTTTAAGTATTTTCCTGAATCAAAGCCATTGGGAGTTTACTTCATTTAATCAGGAAGCAAAGTACTCATCAATTGATTTTTATGGCCAGTGACAGCTAGCTGACACAGAATAGATTTTGACTGTCAGATGTTGCATACTTATAGCCTGGGTTTCTGTTCATTCCACAATGAAGgactttcagagaaaaatacatcACCTGTGTTCCAGAAATTGTGTAATTACAACCTAAATAGCTGCAACATACGTAAGTATATATGAGTTGTAGGGTTTTTAGGGAAGGATAGCACCTTTCATTAAACCAACTGATACAGCTAGAAAACAACAGATAAGCTTTAAGTAGTCCCAAGGAGCAGATGAAGAGACCAAGCTTGAAAGCAGCCTCACAGGAGAATGTTTGGTTAACAATGTCAACAGTTGGAGgtttaaaaatatcttgaaTGATCATGTGCTTTTCTTTGTTATAGGTCCCTCTGCTTGTTTAAATCATATAAAAAGAACAGATAATTGGAAAATCTAACCCCGTATGCATCCATAATCATCGTTCAAGCTCTGAAGTGGCAAAAAACATCAAGAAGTTTAGTATATTCTCGTCTACAAGCCAAAATAAGCTGTAGttaattttctgtgtgttcCTGCATAATGGTTCTAAGGGGGAAATATGTTGCTCTGCTGTAAAGCTTCTGTGCCAAGGAATTGTGTTTTGCCTCTGAATATTTAAAGTTGCCAATAAACCATTCTTGTTGGCAGGTTAATAAGAATATAAACACTGTGCAGTCCTGTGTTAATACTTAATTGTATTTATGggcaaaattaaaaactttacTAGTTATCTGAAAAGTAATATTCATTTTAAgttgttaaaaatatttcaaactatTTCAAACTATTTACTTGCTTCTTATTTGATTTCAAAAAGGACTATAAATGGTTGGAGTGAAAATCAGAATAAAGGTCTATAAAAAACAATCACAAGAAAAAAGTTATGGTACCTAAGTTGTCATATGCTGGAGTCactggtttttaaaattaaattaactttGTATCTCTGGTGGAGCTCTGAGAAAGCAGGCAATTAATAATGAATGTGAGACAGTGTCTATTGCAAAG
This window harbors:
- the COBL gene encoding protein cordon-bleu isoform X9, translated to METLVRPGASKPPTGKRMKARAPPPPNQPSAASRIHNERKSPAETAVISDQNLVSMKENMINRLVDFTVILPSGVEQKNTVQGSKAVMDVLVDLCSQYHLNPSQHSLELKSSGTQQVLSYKPNTLIGALDVETVLLKEKVPEEKAKRPLPRVPEKSVRLVVNYLKTQKAVVRVSPEVPLHNIIPAICEKCEVSQEHIVLLRDGITGEELELTKSLEELGIKELYAWDRKKVPPSKTQSEPSLNYREPNRKASVSNDAIEKEKTRLLGLFNADRRSSKISQGASLNDLRKKKRRAPLPPTASAPPTPAMPNRTEDREDKKKSTMGDGRWVPQKPPRGTTRGPPQLVIPPPPPYPPPGSDIVDPTECYREADVTAPTELVPKQSLLSAHDNVYVVDDTVLELSEVEETASESSCFASEDTTEDSGVVSSPSDIVSLDSQNDSMKLRDIKLVNGYMDSAEADATCGTETRPVKNTSCDSVGSDSAPQSRQDEAMALAKHDNEDTFIEAQLQQTLADLDEDLEAVDGVSNADSDYINDALNPHIRRVEAAQDVSISVPVTVIDDAPEVSTSNSDENQEMEMRVPQNISIDSVNTGNWTNKNNNASSFDKGHTDGGAICISKDLIHQQPSENEFSHLPVEQRRDMFESLTSSFEKRSEKNLRLEPLPKHGVKSEEYKSKLSPSHSKTTAEINTAKEKLNPYNEYSSRERSLKKSKSELEIKWPPAKKVEVEEVPSAPTWCHRAQNSGSNYEPKMGLTTFKVVPPRPEVRHFDRGVSLSTGAIKIDELGNLISPNTGVSKHIPGSSSDESEEIHIGKVKAFWRSSSMEKQNDDSAEHFSKKSAVTTSSKPFTVKHEHKPVCLAAPKLVAPQTVTTQVAERQSESERTKLPLPVTQSQVTPLAAPTINKDKLELPFVKPHRRTSSQYVASAIARHINATTFKSDSVEYHEKDENKQGAGEVKTEAEVSPKRCIIVAKYSPVETESAETRETLSSVFTCSQKASHRFTPGDNSGLENKVVNIRAPNQATSLSFYKKNGSVPLTKSSSKDNNSAEEDRGLNSKQSIAEKKTRLMFDQKCETVTLTNSASSLKSPDLQGVPSSFSSSLRVAKWPPANGVQVNSFKASSELNGAPANAESEQEEKPDDSDINAVSEVDINVQTNIFGPKKKFKPVIQKPVPKDTSLHSALMEAIQTGGGKEKLRKVSNSALNGNHGKPSYAEPENARSALLAAIRGHSGTSKLKKISSLASEELQRFRDAELSLQKAEDLQEEQLCIPPAPAQPPPPPPIQLSAAAPKSSATVTGNPLEARQALMEAIRSGAAAAKLRKVPLLV
- the COBL gene encoding protein cordon-bleu isoform X1, which encodes METLVRPGASKPPTGKRMKARAPPPPNQPSAASRIHNERKSPAETAVISDQNLVSMKENMINRLVDFTVILPSGVEQKNTVQGSKAVMDVLVDLCSQYHLNPSQHSLELKSSGTQQVLSYKPNTLIGALDVETVLLKEKVPEEKAKRPLPRVPEKSVRLVVNYLKTQKAVVRVSPEVPLHNIIPAICEKCEVSQEHIVLLRDGITGEELELTKSLEELGIKELYAWDRKKVPPSKTQSEPSLNYREPNRKASVSNDAIEKEKTRLLGLFNADRRSSKTEEYLRMNRDCGEEDVFSSASTSEGSLDGFSTAPNSPSVNSRSSSLGPSLSLGNISGMTANPEVKKRRAPPPPVVTPVLPNVEVRGQEKTVAQISQGASLNDLRKKKRRAPLPPTASAPPTPAMPNRTEDREDKKKSTMGDGRWVPQKPPRGTTRGPPQLVIPPPPPYPPPGSDIVDPTECYREADVTAPTELVPKQSLLSAHDNVYVVDDTVLELSEVEETASESSCFASEDTTEDSGVVSSPSDIVSLDSQNDSMKLRDIKLVNGYMDSAEADATCGTETRPVKNTSCDSVGSDSAPQSRQDEAMALAKHDNEDTFIEAQLQQTLADLDEDLEAVDGVSNADSDYINDALNPHIRRVEAAQDVSISVPVTVIDDAPEVSTSNSDENQEMEMRVPQNISIDSVNTGNWTNKNNNASSFDKGHTDGGAICISKDLIHQQPSENEFSHLPVEQRRDMFESLTSSFEKRSEKNLRLEPLPKHGVKSEEYKSKLSPSHSKTTAEINTAKEKLNPYNEYSSRERSLKKSKSELEIKWPPAKKVEVEEVPSAPTWCHRAQNSGSNYEPKMGLTTFKVVPPRPEVRHFDRGVSLSTGAIKIDELGNLISPNTGVSKHIPGSSSDESEEIHIGKVKAFWRSSSMEKQNDDSAEHFSKKSAVTTSSKPFTVKHEHKPVCLAAPKLVAPQTVTTQVAERQSESERTKLPLPVTQSQVTPLAAPTINKDKLELPFVKPHRRTSSQYVASAIARHINATTFKSDSVEYHEKDENKQGAGEVKTEAEVSPKRCIIVAKYSPVETESAETRETLSSVFTCSQKASHRFTPGDNSGLENKVVNIRAPNQATSLSFYKKNGSVPLTKSSSKDNNSAEEDRGLNSKQSIAEKKTRLMFDQKCETVTLTNSASSLKSPDLQGVPSSFSSSLRVAKWPPANGVQVNSFKASSELNGAPANAESEQEEKPDDSDINAVSEVDINVQTNIFGPKKKFKPVIQKPVPKDTSLHSALMEAIQTGGGKEKLRKVSNSALNGNHGKPSYAEPENARSALLAAIRGHSGTSKLKKISSLASEELQRFRDAELSLQKAEDLQEEQLCIPPAPAQPPPPPPIQLSAAAPKSSATVTGNPLEARQALMEAIRSGAAAAKLRKVPLLV